In Fibrobacter succinogenes, a single genomic region encodes these proteins:
- a CDS encoding TIGR02147 family protein has protein sequence MRSITEYKDYRLYMQDFYDERKRTGAFSWREFSKRAGFKSPVYLKLVCENKSSLSLVKMEQVAHAMGLVGYEFAYFQEMVRFGNATKDDAKKKALLEMQKIAREHKVRVVDAEAFRFYDSWKNPTIRELAPMMPGAKPLEMAKACLQNISAEEVRDSLAFLVKTGFLKREDEHLYVQTEKTVIGSKESVPIAIRAMHKEMASLAKIAVDKFPSEERHITGVTLGLCEEAYARISQEMDVFIRKAVSIAAEYENINQVYRLNLQLFPLTKKMEEKR, from the coding sequence ATGCGTTCGATAACTGAATACAAAGATTATCGCCTTTACATGCAGGACTTTTACGATGAACGTAAAAGGACCGGTGCGTTTTCATGGCGAGAATTTTCAAAGCGGGCGGGTTTCAAGTCGCCGGTTTACTTGAAGCTTGTGTGTGAAAATAAGAGCAGTCTTAGTTTGGTCAAAATGGAACAGGTGGCGCATGCGATGGGTCTTGTGGGCTACGAGTTTGCGTATTTCCAAGAGATGGTTCGTTTTGGCAATGCCACAAAAGATGATGCGAAAAAAAAAGCTCTCCTGGAAATGCAAAAAATTGCTCGCGAGCACAAGGTGCGTGTCGTCGATGCAGAAGCGTTCCGCTTTTACGATTCGTGGAAAAACCCGACGATTCGTGAACTCGCTCCGATGATGCCGGGGGCAAAGCCGCTCGAAATGGCGAAAGCGTGCCTCCAAAATATTTCGGCCGAAGAGGTTCGCGATTCGCTTGCGTTCCTTGTAAAGACCGGTTTTCTCAAGCGTGAAGATGAGCATTTGTATGTACAGACTGAAAAAACAGTAATCGGTTCTAAGGAATCTGTGCCTATTGCGATTCGTGCGATGCATAAAGAAATGGCCTCGCTTGCAAAAATTGCTGTAGACAAGTTCCCTTCGGAAGAACGCCATATCACGGGGGTGACGCTAGGGCTTTGCGAAGAAGCTTACGCTCGCATCTCGCAGGAAATGGATGTGTTTATCCGCAAGGCGGTGAGTATTGCTGCGGAATACGAAAACATCAATCAAGTTTATCGACTGAATCTTCAGTTGTTCCCTTTGACGAAAAAAATGGAGGAGAAACGATGA
- the rbr gene encoding rubrerythrin yields the protein MANKYAGTQTEKNLEAAFAGESQARNKYTYFASRAKKDGFEQIAAMFQKTADNEKEHAKLWFKELEGIGDTAQNLKAAADGENYEWTDMYESFAKTAEAEGFNELAQKFRRVAAIEKMHEERYRALLKNVETAQVFEKCEVKVWECRNCGHIVVGTKAPEICPVCAHPQAYFEVHEENY from the coding sequence ATGGCAAATAAATACGCAGGCACACAAACCGAAAAGAACCTTGAAGCCGCATTCGCCGGCGAATCGCAGGCTCGCAACAAGTACACCTACTTCGCCAGCCGCGCCAAAAAGGACGGATTCGAACAGATCGCAGCTATGTTCCAGAAGACGGCCGACAACGAAAAAGAACACGCTAAGCTTTGGTTCAAGGAACTCGAAGGCATTGGCGACACCGCCCAGAATCTGAAGGCAGCGGCCGACGGTGAAAACTACGAATGGACGGACATGTACGAAAGCTTCGCTAAGACCGCCGAAGCAGAAGGTTTCAATGAACTCGCCCAGAAATTCCGCCGCGTCGCCGCCATCGAAAAGATGCACGAAGAACGCTACCGCGCCCTCCTCAAGAACGTGGAAACCGCCCAGGTGTTCGAAAAATGCGAAGTCAAGGTCTGGGAATGCCGCAACTGCGGACACATCGTCGTGGGCACGAAGGCCCCGGAAATCTGCCCCGTCTGCGCCCACCCGCAAGCCTACTTCGAAGTACATGAAGAAAATTACTAA
- a CDS encoding T9SS type A sorting domain-containing protein, whose translation MKKKILFTLCATATLASAAANIDDFEDGNGLASTGGKNDAWYAYNDKNDKGASSYTNTEDEYGLVVVIPEAAAGGSEYGAGLTGIQLVQGDNPYDPYVVLGLNVAGGLSGCTTISYKYKGAGHNLKAVMDGDETGGLTEYNRHYKAVAGSSSWSTASVSVSALKQDAGWGTTVALKMANVVQLAWEVKGEASADYLYIDDVNCAGYAGGSSNPGGGSTNPPKTGTTTVIDDFEDGNTTAESLGKAAYWYLYEAGGSFTNTQDANKSWDIVVKEASNNYVEMKGISGITPGDTTYPSVGMEVAFDAGTLSGCTAVQYDYKGSGHHLRGSVTGVKADAGYEHVAGDQNASTGWKTVTVSTMEQPDWVAEVSPSNIVAFSWAKVSKLTWVVDEKVTASNLGTSLAVDNVKCVGTLPTKSAIQVGAARASFKASLQGRTLHVSVAKAGVVKVEVFDMMGNAVESHSEKVASGSFAHTFGMLSSGSYVVRVQQGSSAKTLKMQVR comes from the coding sequence ATGAAAAAGAAAATCCTATTTACGCTTTGTGCAACAGCAACTCTGGCTTCTGCAGCCGCAAACATTGATGACTTTGAAGATGGTAACGGCTTGGCAAGTACCGGTGGCAAGAATGATGCTTGGTACGCTTACAACGACAAAAATGACAAGGGTGCTTCGTCTTACACGAATACGGAAGATGAATACGGTCTTGTTGTCGTGATTCCTGAAGCTGCTGCGGGTGGCTCTGAATATGGTGCTGGTTTGACTGGAATTCAATTGGTTCAGGGTGATAATCCGTATGATCCGTATGTCGTTCTTGGTTTGAATGTCGCTGGTGGTCTTTCTGGCTGTACCACGATTTCTTACAAGTACAAGGGCGCAGGCCATAATCTTAAGGCCGTCATGGATGGTGACGAAACGGGCGGCTTGACTGAATATAACAGACATTACAAAGCTGTTGCCGGCAGCTCAAGCTGGTCCACGGCTAGTGTTAGCGTCTCGGCACTTAAACAAGATGCTGGCTGGGGTACTACGGTTGCTTTGAAGATGGCGAATGTGGTACAACTTGCATGGGAAGTCAAGGGCGAAGCTTCTGCCGATTATCTCTACATTGACGATGTGAACTGCGCCGGCTATGCTGGTGGTAGTAGCAATCCTGGTGGCGGTTCTACGAATCCGCCGAAAACGGGCACGACCACAGTTATTGACGACTTTGAAGATGGCAACACCACTGCTGAAAGTCTCGGCAAGGCTGCTTACTGGTACCTGTACGAAGCAGGTGGATCTTTCACCAATACGCAAGATGCAAACAAGTCTTGGGATATTGTTGTTAAGGAAGCTTCTAACAACTATGTCGAAATGAAGGGCATTTCTGGCATTACTCCGGGTGACACAACCTATCCGTCTGTAGGTATGGAAGTCGCTTTTGATGCCGGTACGCTTTCTGGTTGCACCGCTGTCCAGTACGATTACAAGGGCTCTGGTCACCACTTGCGTGGCTCTGTGACTGGTGTTAAGGCCGATGCAGGCTACGAACACGTTGCTGGCGATCAGAATGCCTCTACAGGCTGGAAGACCGTAACGGTTTCTACCATGGAACAGCCCGATTGGGTTGCCGAAGTTTCCCCGAGCAACATCGTCGCCTTCTCTTGGGCCAAGGTGTCCAAGCTGACTTGGGTCGTTGACGAAAAAGTTACTGCCTCGAACCTCGGAACATCTTTGGCTGTTGATAATGTGAAGTGCGTTGGAACATTGCCTACTAAGAGTGCTATTCAGGTTGGCGCAGCTCGTGCTAGCTTCAAGGCTTCTCTCCAAGGTCGCACGTTGCATGTGTCTGTTGCCAAGGCTGGCGTTGTGAAGGTAGAAGTGTTTGACATGATGGGCAATGCTGTTGAATCTCACAGCGAAAAGGTTGCTTCTGGCAGCTTCGCTCATACCTTCGGAATGCTCTCTAGCGGCTCTTACGTTGTCCGTGTGCAGCAAGGCTCTTCTGCCAAGACCTTGAAAATGCAAGTGCGCTAA